CATCCGCCCGTTCAAAACGGTGCTGTCGCAGAGCCAAAACCCCGATCATATGCGCCTGGCGGCCTTGCTTCTCAGCGACGATCTGAACGACCCAACCAACCAGAGCCTCTCGCGCAACCTTTTCAAGCGGTTTCCCGGCAATCTCGCATTCCGCTTCCTGCATCTGGTTTTCGCCCGCGAATTCAATGAGTTCGAAGAGGCCGGCAAACATCAGGCGGTGATCGACGCTGCACTCGCAAAGGGGGATATCGAGATCCTGCGCAAGGACAATCCGTTCTATCACCTGCACTGGTGCGGCAACGAGGACTTCAACCGGTATGCGACGATCGGCTTCGCCCCCCTCAACCCGGAACGGGTGTCCTTCCGCCGCAGCCAGCCGCACAGCTGGTCGGACAAGATCCGGATCGGCTACATGTCATCGGACTTCTGGGATCGCCACGCGACGATGAAGCTCTTGCAGCGCATCCTGGAACTGCACGACAAGGACCGGTTCGATGTGACGCTGTTCTGCCATACGGACCCGGAGTTCCTGAAGCACAACGATACCGACCGCAACCGCTGGGGCAGGATCGTCACAATTCACGGCTTCTCCGACCAGGCGATGCTGGAAGCGGTGCGCGAGCACAATATCGACATCATGGTCGACCTGAAGGGCCATACATCAGGCAGCCGCGCCACGGCCTTCAACTTGCCGCTGGCACCGGTGCATGTCGGCTGGCTCGGTTTTCCCGGCAGCACGGTCAATATCGACCTCGATTATGTCATCGGCGACCATTCGGTATTGCCCGACGTGGCAAAGCCCTTCTATCATGAGAAGTTCTGCCGGCTGCCGGAGAGCTACCAGCCGAACGACCCGATGCATCGCCCGAAGCCCCGCCCCGTCACCCGCGAAAAGCTCGGCTTGCCGGAAGAGGCCTTCATCTTTGCGTCCTTCAACGGCAATCGCAAAATCACACCGGAGACGATCGACAGCTGGTGCCGCATTCTCAAGCGTGCGCCAAACAGCGTGCTCTGGCTGATGGCAAATACGCCGCGCAACCAGGCGAACCTCTTGAAGCAATTCCAGACGGCCGGCATTTCGCCCAAGCGGATCATCTTCTGCCCGCGCGCGCCCTATGAAGAACATATCGACCGTCAGCAAGCAGCCGACCTCGGCATCGACACCTTCCCCGTCAACGGCCACACGACCACCTCGGAGCAGCTCTGGGGCGGCCTGCCAGTCCTGACCGTCAAAGGCACGAACTTCGCCTCACGCGTCAGCGAGAGCCTGCTCAGGGCCATCGACCTGCCCGATCTCGTCGCGCCCGACCTGCAGGCCTATGAGGATATGGCCGTCGAACTGGCTGAGAATCCCCGGCGGATCGCCGAATACAAGGCGCATCTCAAGGAGAAGCGTTATATCGCGCCGCTCTTCGATGCCGAACGGTTCTGCGACCATCTGGAGAAGGCCTATGAAGTCATGGCCGAGCGTGCCAAGCAGGGTCTCGCACCCGATCACATGGACATTCCGGCGCTGCCGCCGCGCACGGCGCCGTTCGCGGCGGAGAGGCTTTTCGACCGCTACAGCGTCGCGCGTCTTTCAGATGGGTAAAGGACGCTGTAGCACTTTGAATTGTTGCATAATGAAAGAACCCGCTGGAGCGATCCAGCGGGTGTTTTTCATTGGTGAATATCAAGCGGTAGCCGGTCAGCTGAACGAGCGCACCAGGCTGCCGACGAGCAGGTTCCAGCCGTCGATCAGCACGAAGAAGAGAATCTTGAAAGGCAGCGAGATCGAGGTCGGCGGCAGCATCATCATGCCCATCGCCATGGTGATGGTCGCGACGATGAGGTCGATGACGAGGAACGGCAGCACGATGAGGAAGCCGATCTCGAAGCCGCGGCGAATCTCGGAAATCATGAAGGCCGGGATCAGCACGCGGTAGTCGATCGGATCGGTCGTCTGGATATTCTGTCCGCGTTCGCGCGCCAGATCGACAAAGAGCGCCAGATCCTTGTCGCGGGTATTGGCCGCCATGAAGGTGCGGAAGGGTTCGGCGATACGCTGGACCGCCTCGGTCTCGTTGATCTGATTGGCAAGCAGCGGCTGCACGCCGTTCTGCCAGGCCTGATCGAAGGTTGGCGACATGACGTAGAAGGTCATGAACAGCGACAGCGACAGGAGGATCATGTTGGAGGGCGTCGAGGAGAGGCCCATCCCTGAGCGCAGGATCGAGAAGGCGATGATGAAGCGCGGAAAGCTCGTCACCATGATCAGGATGCCCGGCGCGACCGAAAGAATGGTCAGCAGGCCGAATGTGCGGATGATCCAGGCGGCGACGGAGCCATCGACCGGCACGTTCAACAAGTCAGTCGGCAGCTGCTGTGCCACCGCCAGTTCCGGTACCGCCATCATGGCGGCAAGGAAAACTATGAGACGAATCATTCGATGACAAATGTCCTGAACATGACCTTCGATACCCGCCCTTGCGAGCGAAGGTCAACACGTTCCTGTATGTCATCCTTGAGATATTGAAAGCCCCGCGGCCCCTCGATCTGCTGGAGGGAAACGGTCCTGATATAAGCGAGGATATCCTGGTGAATATCCTCGGAAACCTTGACATCCGGCGGCCCGTTGAACAGCAGCGCGACTTCGAGTCGCACCCAGTTTTCTGAGGGGTAGGCGAGGTTCGAGGTGATCGGCTCGAGCTGGACGACGTTGTTGGCCTCGGTCGAGATGCGCGCCAGGCCTTCCTCGGCCTTCTTCTTCGCCTCCTCATCCTTGGCCTGCTCGACCTCCTTGGCACCCTTGACGTTGGGCGCCACGATCGTGCCGACCGCCCAGCCGCCGCCGGCGCCGAGCAGGGTCAGGACGGCGATGCCGATGATCGTCATCAGCGAGCCGGATTTCTTCTGCGATTGACCTGCGCTTGCGTCTGGTTCTGCCATCGTCGTTCAGCCTCAAAGCGGCGAGAAAAGATCGACGGCCTGCTGGCCGCGCGGAGGCTGCTGCACTTCCATCAGACGGCCGCGGCCGCCGTAGGAGATACGGGCTTCGGCGATCTTGTCGTAGGAGATCTGGTTGTCGGCATTGACGTCCTGCGGACGAACGATACCGGCGACATTCAGGATGCGCAGCTCCTGGTTCAGGCGGACTTCCTGCGAGCCCGATATGACGAGGTTGCCGTTTTCGAGAATACCGGTGACGACGGCGGCGACCAGAAGGGTGAGCTTATCGGTACGCTCGATCTTGCCCTTGCCGTCGGTGCTGGTGTCGGAGCCGTAAGTCAGGTCGGTCTTCGACTCGGGCGTCCAGCCGAAGATCTGGGCGTTGACATCCCAGTTCATGCCGCTCGAATTCGTGCGGCTGCGGTTGGTCTCGTTGTCGAAGGAGGCCTTGTCGTTGATCTGGATGTCGACGGTCAGGATGTCGCCGACGTTGAGCGCGCGCGCGTCCTTGAAGAGGGCAGCCTGCGAATCGCTCCACAGCGAATAGCCCTGCGCCACGGCGCGCGGCTGCTTCGGATAAAGCGCCATCTGTGGCGTCTGGCCGTAGGCGAGGCCGCTGCCGATCGGGCTCATGGCAGGCGCACGGCCGATCTCGCTGACCGCCGTCGGAGACTGGCAACCTGCAAGGAGTGCGAGGGCGGCGATCGCGGCCGGGAAACGCATATTCATGAAGGATCCTTCGACGTATTGGGATCGGACGCACTGGCGATGACGCTGGCGATGACCGCGGCCTTCTCAGGGTCCATCTCGTTGAGGATGAGGCTCGACTGACGCGGGCCGAGCCGCATGATCACGGCGGAGGCCACCTCGATCTTCATGTCCTGCAACTGAAGTGCGGCCGCATCCGGCTTCATCTTCCTGTAGATTTCGGTGAGGCCGGCTTCCGCCTGCTTCAGGAAATCGTCACGCCGCTTCAGCCAGTCCTGGTATTCGGCCTTGCGCTTGTCCATTTCTTCCATGCGGGCGTCGATGTCGGCGCGAAGCTTTTCCAGTTCCTGCTTCTGCAGGAGGTAACGCTGGTCGCGGGCGGGCTCGGCGATGTTGGTGCAGAACTGCTTGATTTCATCCTGCGAGGTGATGTCGCCTGCCGGCGCATGTTCCTGCGCGAAGGCGCTGGGGATCGACAGAAGGACGAGGCCTGCGGCCGGCAGCGCCAGCCGGCGCAGCAATTGCAGAACCGTCATGTCGGGGTTGATGATATCAATCATTGCAGCACAAGCTCCGCCTGCAGGGCGCCTGCCGACTTGATGCCTTGGAGAATGGCGATGATGCCATCCGGTTTCACACCGATATTGTTGAGGCCGGCGACAAGGGTCCTGAGATCTGGACCATCGATGATGGCGACGCGCCCGCCGGTCTGCTCGGCCGCGATATCGGTCTGCGGCTGGACGGCGGTCCGGCCGCGCGAGAAGGGTTCGGGCTGGATGATCTGCGGCGTCTCGGTGACCTGGACAGTCAAGGTACCGTAGCTGACGGCGACCGGCGAGACGCGGACGTCGGAGCCGATGACGATCGTTCCAGTGCGCTCGTTGATGACCACCTTGGCCGGCGTATCGGTTTCGACGATGAGATTTTCGACATCGGCCATCAACCGGGTGAGATCGGCCGCGCGCGGCTTCTGGATCACGACTTCCTGCGAATCCTTGGCTTCGGCGACGGGGCCGCCGAAGCGCGCCGAGGCATAACCGTTGACGATGTCGGCGATACGGATCGCCGTCGAGAAGTCTGGGTTGCGCAGCTGCAGGACGAGATTGACCGAATCCTTGAAGCGGGACGGCAGTTCGCGTTCGATGATCGCGCCGCCGGGCACGCGGCCTGCGGTGGTGACGCCTTCGGTCACGGTCGCCGCCTGGCCCTGTGCCTGGAAACCGGAGACGATGACGGCGCCCTGCGCAACGGCGTAGATCTGGCCGTCGGCGCCGGAAAGCGAGGTCATGACGAGCGTGCCGCCGCGCAGCGACGTCGCGTCGCCGAGCGAGCTCACCGTCACGTCGATACGGCTGCCAGGACTTGCGAAGGGCGGCAGGTTGGCGGTGACCATCACGGCCGCAGTGTTCTTGGCGTTGGACTGACCGCCCTGCGTCGAGATGCCGAGATTCTGCAGCATCGCCCGCATCGACTGCTCGGTGAAGGGCGAGGCACGGAAGCCGTCGCCGGTTCCCTGCAGGCCGACGATCAGACCATATCCGATCAGCTGGTTGTCGCGACCGGCCTGAAGGGAGGCGATGTCCTTGATGCGGGAGGTCAGCGCCCAGGCGGGCGCGACATCAGCCAAACTCATGGCGAGAACCGCGACAAGGGTGACGAAACGGAAGAACAATTTCATTTTGCCCTCACATGGACCGTGCCGTCCGCAAGCACCGTGCCGCTGACGATGACGCCGGAGTCCATATTGCGTGCGCGGACGACCTGCCCGATCGTGCCGTCTTCGAGCGGCGTGCCGGCGGCGGAGATTGTCATCGCGCCGAGCGATAAGACCAGGCGGATCGAAGAGCCGCGCGTCACCGTATAGGCCTCGCGCAGACCCGAAACCGAAATCGTGCGGCCCGGCAACAGCGTGCGCTTGGAAACCATGCCTTCGACCTGGGAAATGGATTTGGCATAATCGCCGGCGAGGTTGGGGTTGGTGACCTCGACCTCCTGAAGCTGGCTCGACGACAATGTGTCGCCGGGGTAGATGATCGTCGTCGGGACGACGGCATAACCCATGCCGGCGTCCACGTCCGCGGGCAAGAAAATGCCCGCGACTGCGATCGTGGCTGCCGCCACCCATCCTGAGATGTGTCCTGCCCGGCAAAACATCATGTTTCGGCCCTTCCCTTTACTTCAGGTTCTTGCTGACGATGGAGGCCATTTCATCAGCGGTGGTGATCACCTTGGAATTCATTTCGTAAGCGCGCTGGGCCGAGATCAGCTCGGTGATTTCCTTCACCGGGTCGACGTTCGAAGATTCCAGGTAACCCTGCTTCATGTAGGCGAAACCTTCCTCGTCAGGATTGCCGATGACGGCTTCGCCGGAGGCCGGCGTTTCCTGGAAGAGATTGTCGCCGAGCGGCTGGAGACCCGCCTCGTTGACGAAGTCGGCAAGGGTCAACTGGCCGAGCTCGGTTGCCTCCGTCGCCCCCGGCAGCTTGGCCGAGACCTGGCCGGAGCGGCTGATCGTCAGTTCGGTCGAGCCCGTCGGAATGGTGATGCCGGGAAGGACCTCGTAGCCGTCGATGGTGACGAGCTGGCCCTGGTCGTTTTTATTGAAGGCGCCGGCGCGGCTGTAAAGCGTCGTACCGTCGGTCGACTGGATCTGGAAGAAGCCCTTGCCGATCAGCGCCACGTCGAGATCGTTGCCGGTCTGGGTCAGTTCGCCCTGGAGATGCAGGTTGCGGACCGCCGAAGTCTGGACGCCGAGACCGATATTGGCACCTTCCGGAACTACGGCCTGATTGGCGCGGTTGGCGACACCCTTGGCACGTTCAGTCTGGTAGAGAAGATCCGAGAATTCGGCGCGGGCGCGCTTGAAACCGGTCGTATTGATGTTCGCGATGTTATTCGCGATGACTTCCAGATTGGTCTGCTGGGCATCCATGCCCGTTGCTGCGATGGCGAGCGCTCTCATGTGTTCGTCCTCAAATCAGTTACATCTGCATCTTGGTGACTTCGAGAAAGGCCGAGACGACCTTGTCGCGGATGGCAATCGCGGTCTGCAGCGTCTGCTCGGCCTGGAGCATGGAATCGACGACTTCACGCGTCGTCGCCGTGCCCTTGATACCGGCAAAGGACATGCTTTCCGCACCCTTCAGGCTGGTGACCGCGTCGCTCGCCATGTTGCCCATGACAGAGGCGAAGCTCATGCCATTGGCCGCACCTGCGGCGCCCGACATGGTGGCGGCAGACGAGGAGGCGGAATTTTCGGTGTCGACGGCGCCGAGCGCACGGGTCATCGAAAGGTTGCTGACATTCTGGACGCTGCTGATCATTATTATTGGCTCTTCAGGAGGTCGATCGTGGAGGAGATGAGATCGCGGGTCTGTTTGATGGTCTGCAGATTGGCGTCATACGAGCGGTTGGCTTCGCGCATGTCGGCCATCTCGACCAGGATATTGACGTTGGGCAGTTTGACGACGCCCTTCTGGTCCGCAGCCGGATTGCTGGGGTCGAATTCAGTGCTGAAGTCGCCTTCGTCGACGCCGACCTTCTTGACGCCGACAGTCTCGACGCCGTTGCTGCGATCCATCTGCTGGCCGAAGGTGATCGTCTTGCGGCGGTAGGGGTCGGCACCGGGCGTGTCGCCGGTCGAGCGGGCGTTGGCGATGTTTTCCGAAACGATGCGCAGGCGCGTCGACTGCGCCTCGAGCCCGGAACCGGCGATTTTCATTGCTGCTGAAAGCGGATCCATGACTTTACCTCCTGACCGTCATCAACATCATGCGGTTGAAGGAACTGACCAGCGAGGTGTTCAGATCGTACTGGCGCTTGATATCGCCCGACTTGGAGAGCTCCTCGGCCAAACCGACCGTGTTGCCGGATTCCTGGACACCGATTTCCTGGTCGAGTGCGGCGTCCTTGACGTCGATATCGCCGCTGTCGCTGAAATCGTTGCCGCTGAGATGCGCCGGATTGGTGCGCGCCATGTTGATATTGGCATTGTCGAGCACCGCATCAAAGGGCGTAACGTCCTTGGCATGGAACTTCGGCGTATTGGCATTCGCGATGTTGCCGGCAACAACCTGCTGACGGATCGTCAGCCATTCCGCCTGCCGCGAAGCCAAGTCGAAAAGTTGGATCGGTTGCATGAGAACTCTCCGTTTTTACTGTCCCGAACCTAGTGCGGTAATCTTGCGTGGGACTTACGGGGAATTCAGGCTTCGAGGCGGTTTTCGGCGAAGGCCGCCGCTTTGACAGCGCCGCGCGTCTTTCGGACGCGCAAGGACGCTGTAACTCTTTGAATTGCTGCGTCATTCCATAAATCGGAATGGATCTAAGGAATCGCGCAGAAAAAAGGGCTCCGGCCGATTCGCGGCGGAGCCCTGTTGCCTTTGGCGTTTGCGGACAGGTTCAATTGTTCTGGTAGATCTCGCCCTTGGAGGTGACGATCACCCATTTGCCGTCGCGCTGCTCGAGTGTCGCAAGGCGGCTTTCGTCGGGCAGGATCGAGCCGATGCGCACTACATACATGCCCGAGGGATCCTCGATCAGCGCCCGGCCGTTGGAAACATGCAGCAGACGGAAGGAAGACTTTCCGGGGAAAGGCTGATCTTCCTGTATGGCGCGGCCAGCGCGCTCCTTGCCGAGATCGGAGACCGTCGCCGTCGTCAGCGGATCGATCGGCGGGGCCTTCTTGTCCGCCTCGTTCTTGTTGACCATGGCAAGCGGCGAGACGCTGAAAACGTTGCGGGCCGGCCAATCCGGCAGTTCACGCGAATTCTCGCTGGCGGCGACATTGATGCCGAATTTGTCCGCGTTGAAGAAGACGTACCAGGGAAAGAAGGCGGAGGCGCCGGCAAGTGCCAGGCCGGAGAAGGTCAGAAACCGATCCAGGATGGCGGCTTTCCTGCGCTGCTTCAGGGAAGCGATACGTTCGTCGTCGAAATCAGCCACGTCTAGCCTCTCCTCTGAATAGGGGCGCCCTGATTGCCCATGCCGGCTGCAGCCTTGAGCGCGCCGGCGAGATCGGCGAAAGCATCGAGCGAGTCGCGATCGCCCGGAGACTGCTTCAGAACGTCGAAAATAATCGGCACCTGCTTGATCGCCATGTCGAGATCGGGATCAGCACCCTGGCGGTAACCGCCGATCATGCGCAGGTCGCGCGTCTCTTCGAAGCGATGGATCAGCACCTTCAGCCGCGATACCAGCTTTTCCTGATCCGGCGTCCAAGCCTTGCGGGCGAGACGCGAGATCGAGGCGAGCGGATCGATCGGCGGATACCGCCCTTCTTCGGCGAGACTGCGCTGCAGGACGATATGACCGTCGAGGATGCCGCGGGTCGAATCGGCGATCGGATCATTGTGATTGTCGCCGTCGACGAGGATTGAGATGATCGCCGTGATGGTGCCGGCGCCCTCGGGACCGGGACCGGCGCGTTCCAGGAGGCGCGGCAGCTCGGTGAAGACGGAAGCGGGATAACCGCGCGCGATCGGCGGTTCGCCGGAGGCGGTCGCCACCTCGCGGATCGCATGGGCGAAACGCGTGACGCTATCGACGATGAAGAGGACGTTCTCGCCCTTGTCGCGGAAATGCTCGGCGATGGTGACCGCCGTCAGCGGCGCCATCTTGCGCAGCATCGGGCTCTCGTCGCTGGTGGCGACGACGGCGATCGCCTTCTTCATATTGCTGCCGAGCGTATCCTCGATGAATTCGCGCACCTCGCGGCCGCGTTCGCCGACGAGCGCAATGACAACCTTGTCGAAGGCATCGGCGCGGGCGAGCATGGACAGAAGCGTCGACTTACCGACGCCGGAACCGGCGAAGATGCCGAGGCGCTGGCCGAGGCAGAGCGGCGAGAAGATGTCGATCGCGCGCACGCCGGTCTTGAAGCCGGTCTCGACACGCTTGCGGGTCATCGAGGGCGGCGCGGTATTGGAGATCGAGCGGCGATCGAGGCCCTCGGTGATCGGGCCCAGCCCGTCGATCGGCTCGCAGAGCGAGTTGACGGTGCGCCCGCACCAGCTGTCCGTCGGTGAAATGCGGAAGGCGCCCTTGCGGATGACGGTATCATGGATGCCGATCGGTTCACCGGGTTCGATCGGGCAGACATAGATCAGTTCCGGCTCGACGCGCACGACCTCGCCGAGATGGATGCCGGTGGCCGATTTATGGGCCACGAACTCGCCGAGACGAACATGGCGGGAGAGACCGTGAACCGTGTAGTGGCCGGCAGCGATGGTCTGCACGCGGCCGCCATGGGCAACCGCGAACTCCGGCGATGCGTATCGGTCGACGAGGTCGGACAGATGCGCCAGCTTCGGAGAAAGACCGTCCACTGATAGTAGCGTGGTGCTCATACTTCAAATCCCACCCCAAAATACGTCGCGTGCAGCTTGCTGCATGCGACGTATTTTGGATCTTTGTTCTTGTGCGTGTCGTTCTCCCAAAACCGCCGGACACTTTTGGGCGACATGCATTAGCGGCTGCCCCCAAGCGTCTGAACGGCTTCCTTGAAAGAATCCTCGCTGTCACGCATCAGCGACGAGACGCTTTCGAAGGCGCGGTTGACTTCGATCAGCTGGGTGATTTCGCGCATGGCGTTGACGTTGGAGTTTTCGAGATAACCCTGCTCGACACCGACATTGAAGCGGTCGACGACGGCGCGCGGCTGGTCGGTGGTCATGATACCGCTGTTTTCGTAGCGCAGGTAACCCTTGCTGACATCGGCCTCGAACAGGCCGAGCGAGGCGATCTGGCGTCCGCCCTGATAGATGATGCCGTCGGTGCCGACGGCCGGTTCGCCGCCTGTCGTGTTGAGCTGGATCGGCGCGCCGCCGGCGTCAAGAACCGGGTATCCGCGGATCGAGACGAGTTCGCCGGTATCCTTGATCGTAAAGCGGCCGTCTCGCGTCAGAACCTGGCCGGCCGGCGTGTCGAGCGCAAACCAGGCATCACCCTTGATAGCGAAATCGAGCATGTTGCCGGTGTGCTGCAACTCGCCATTTCCCTCGTTCAGGTAGTCGTTGCCCTGGGAAACGAAGGCGACCTTGGTGTTCAGCTTGTTCTTGGTGGCTGCCACCATCTCGTCGAACTTCACCTCGGTGGCGCGAAAACCGGTCGTGTTCACGTTCGCCATGTTGTCTGCGATGGTGGTCAGGCGCTTTTCGAGGGCCATCTGCGACGACAGAGAAACATAAAGACCGGATTGCATGTCGGTAAGCTCCAAGCATTGGCGATGAACGGGACGAAAAGCCGGGCGTCGTCTCATGTGGTTCGGCCGGGATTTCGCTGAGGCGGCATCTCAGAAACGGGCGCGGGCACCCATTCGTCCCCTTTAGACTGACGGCAGATGCTTGCGCGAAGCTGGCACGCGGAAATGCCTCGCGAGCGGGCCTTTCATCAGCCTCACGCAAGGCAGAAACCCTATCGGTCTCAATGAAAAGCAACGTTCAGATTGGGCTGACGATGAACATCATTATCGGATTTATAGTGACTTGCGGCTGTGTCATCGGCAGCTTCATGGCGATGGGCGGCGACGTGAACGCTCTGTTCCAGCCCTTCGAATTCGTCATCATCGGTGGCGCCGGTCTCGGCAGCTTCATCATGGCGAACCCGATGAAGGTGGTGAAGGATTCCGGCAAGGCGCTCGGCGAAGCCTTCAAGCATGCCGTGCCGAAGGAACGTAACTATCTCGATACGCTCGGCGTGCTCTATTCGCTGATGCGCGACCTGCGCACCAAGTCGCGAAACGAAATCGAAGCCCATATCGACAATCCGGCCGAATCGACAATCTTTCAATCGGCTCCGACCATTCTGAAGAACAAGGAACTGACGGCGTTCATCTGCGACTACGTGCGCCTGATCATCATCGGCAACGCCCGCAGCCACGAGATCGAGGCGCTGATGGATGAAGAGCTCAACACCATCATGCACGACAAGATGAAGCCCTACCACGCGATCCAGATCATGGGCGATTCCTTCCCTGCGATCGGTATTGTCGCGGCCGTTCTCGGCGTCATCAAAGCGATGGCCCACATCAACGATTCGCCCGAAGTGCTCGGTCACCTGATCGGCTCGGCGCTCGTCGGCACCTTCCTCGGCATTCTCTTGTCCTACTGCGTCTGCTCGCCGCTGGTCTCCCAGATCAAGGTCGTGCGCAACAAGCAGCACCGCCTCTACGTCATCGTCAAGCAGACGCTGCTTGCCTATATGAATGGCTCGGTGCCGCAGGTCGCTCTCGAATACGGTCGCAAGACGATCTCGGCTTACGAGCGTCCGTCCATCGATGCGGTCGAGCAGGAAATGATGAACCCAGGTGGCGAAAACAAGGCGGCTTAAATGACTATGAGCAATGCTTCGCACGACAAACCGGCAATGGATCCTGCCCTCCTCGCCAAGTTGACAGGCGGGCTTGGCGACAGAGGCAGGGTCGCCAAGATCTGCAGCTCCTTCGGGGAAATCTACAGCGAATTCTTTCCCGACGTCATCAAAAGCGAGACCGGCCTCGACGTGACGGTCAACTATCTCGGCTGCGAGATCGGCTACAAGAACCACCTCATCGAAGACCTGAGCGCGAACGTCACACTCGTCGACGCGACGCTGCGCAACTGGTCGCAGAACATTACGCTTGCCTGCGGCAACGGCTTCGTCATCACGCTGATGGAGCATCTGCTCGGCGCCACAGCCGATACGATCGAGGAACCGGCCGACCGGCTGCTGTCGATCATCGAGCTCGATCTGGCGGTCATGGTCTTCGACAAGATCGCCAAGGTGCTGCGCTCGGCCGTCAACGCGCCGGGCGGTTTCGAACCGAGCCTTTCGGCCCCGTACGCCCATGACATGCGCGCCCGGCCGCAGGAGGATCGTCCGGATGAATTCGCCGCTGCCATCAACATGTCGATCACGCTTGCCGGCATCGTTTCGGAATTTTCGTTGATCGTTCCGCAGACGGCACTGCTCAAGACCAAGGTGACGCCGCCGAAGCCGAAACGCCAGGCCAGCAGCAACTCAGCGGAATGGACCGAACAGCTTGGCGACCAGGTCCGCCGCTCACATGTCACGCTCGAGGCCAAGATCAGGCTGCAGGACCTGACGCTGCGCACGATATCGAAGCTGATGGTCGGCGACGTCATTCCGTTCCGCGACCACGGCGACGTGCGTGTCGAGGTCAGCGCCAACAGCAAGGAATTGTATGTGTGCGAGTTCGGGCGTTCAGGCGAAAACTACATGGTCCGCGTCAAGGATACGATGAACTCGGATGACGAACTCATCCGTCATTTAATGAATTAATCGGTTCTCTGGCTTTTGGGCTGCAAAGGCAGTTTGAGGCAAGTTTCAACTGGAATAGTGATTTCATGGCTACGAAGAAAACACAGCAGAACAGCGACCTCTCCCTGGATCTTCCGGGCAGCGAAGCCGATCTCGACCAGGCGATCGACGATCTGCGCGGCGTGCTGAAGCAGGATGCCGATGGCGACCTGTCGCAGTTTGGCGACGACCTGCAGAGCGACCCCTTCGCAGCAGGAACGGACCTGGCGGCCTTTGGCGGCGAGACTTCGGAAACCCCGTTTGGCAGCGACGATTTCGGCGGCGACTTCGGCGGCGGCGATGCCAGCCCGGCGGCCGGCATGGATTTCGGCAGCAGCCCCTCCTTCGAGGCGTCGCCGGCCCCGCTCGGCAGCGCTTTGAATTCCAACTTCGACCTGATCATGGACATCCCGATCGACGTCCAGATCATGCTCGGCACCAGCCGCATGCAGGTCTCCGGTCTGAT
The nucleotide sequence above comes from Rhizobium indicum. Encoded proteins:
- a CDS encoding glycosyl transferase; this translates as MRASAIDSHARTFPSRSWVLNSKVSFSAASKDYQMGRYTQSLATLNQLMDIQQDAKTYALLAKNLVQLGFKADAAKAYGLAGNCEGPNAYEYQKQAAKLHYETGSEDDALLIAMRNLAKAQEDPELAFIITAIYLKRQQRDIIRPFKTVLSQSQNPDHMRLAALLLSDDLNDPTNQSLSRNLFKRFPGNLAFRFLHLVFAREFNEFEEAGKHQAVIDAALAKGDIEILRKDNPFYHLHWCGNEDFNRYATIGFAPLNPERVSFRRSQPHSWSDKIRIGYMSSDFWDRHATMKLLQRILELHDKDRFDVTLFCHTDPEFLKHNDTDRNRWGRIVTIHGFSDQAMLEAVREHNIDIMVDLKGHTSGSRATAFNLPLAPVHVGWLGFPGSTVNIDLDYVIGDHSVLPDVAKPFYHEKFCRLPESYQPNDPMHRPKPRPVTREKLGLPEEAFIFASFNGNRKITPETIDSWCRILKRAPNSVLWLMANTPRNQANLLKQFQTAGISPKRIIFCPRAPYEEHIDRQQAADLGIDTFPVNGHTTTSEQLWGGLPVLTVKGTNFASRVSESLLRAIDLPDLVAPDLQAYEDMAVELAENPRRIAEYKAHLKEKRYIAPLFDAERFCDHLEKAYEVMAERAKQGLAPDHMDIPALPPRTAPFAAERLFDRYSVARLSDG
- the fliP gene encoding flagellar type III secretion system pore protein FliP (The bacterial flagellar biogenesis protein FliP forms a type III secretion system (T3SS)-type pore required for flagellar assembly.), whose protein sequence is MIRLIVFLAAMMAVPELAVAQQLPTDLLNVPVDGSVAAWIIRTFGLLTILSVAPGILIMVTSFPRFIIAFSILRSGMGLSSTPSNMILLSLSLFMTFYVMSPTFDQAWQNGVQPLLANQINETEAVQRIAEPFRTFMAANTRDKDLALFVDLARERGQNIQTTDPIDYRVLIPAFMISEIRRGFEIGFLIVLPFLVIDLIVATITMAMGMMMLPPTSISLPFKILFFVLIDGWNLLVGSLVRSFS
- a CDS encoding flagellar basal body-associated FliL family protein, translated to MAEPDASAGQSQKKSGSLMTIIGIAVLTLLGAGGGWAVGTIVAPNVKGAKEVEQAKDEEAKKKAEEGLARISTEANNVVQLEPITSNLAYPSENWVRLEVALLFNGPPDVKVSEDIHQDILAYIRTVSLQQIEGPRGFQYLKDDIQERVDLRSQGRVSKVMFRTFVIE
- the flgH gene encoding flagellar basal body L-ring protein FlgH, which encodes MNMRFPAAIAALALLAGCQSPTAVSEIGRAPAMSPIGSGLAYGQTPQMALYPKQPRAVAQGYSLWSDSQAALFKDARALNVGDILTVDIQINDKASFDNETNRSRTNSSGMNWDVNAQIFGWTPESKTDLTYGSDTSTDGKGKIERTDKLTLLVAAVVTGILENGNLVISGSQEVRLNQELRILNVAGIVRPQDVNADNQISYDKIAEARISYGGRGRLMEVQQPPRGQQAVDLFSPL
- a CDS encoding MotE family protein gives rise to the protein MIDIINPDMTVLQLLRRLALPAAGLVLLSIPSAFAQEHAPAGDITSQDEIKQFCTNIAEPARDQRYLLQKQELEKLRADIDARMEEMDKRKAEYQDWLKRRDDFLKQAEAGLTEIYRKMKPDAAALQLQDMKIEVASAVIMRLGPRQSSLILNEMDPEKAAVIASVIASASDPNTSKDPS
- a CDS encoding flagellar basal body P-ring protein FlgI, encoding MKLFFRFVTLVAVLAMSLADVAPAWALTSRIKDIASLQAGRDNQLIGYGLIVGLQGTGDGFRASPFTEQSMRAMLQNLGISTQGGQSNAKNTAAVMVTANLPPFASPGSRIDVTVSSLGDATSLRGGTLVMTSLSGADGQIYAVAQGAVIVSGFQAQGQAATVTEGVTTAGRVPGGAIIERELPSRFKDSVNLVLQLRNPDFSTAIRIADIVNGYASARFGGPVAEAKDSQEVVIQKPRAADLTRLMADVENLIVETDTPAKVVINERTGTIVIGSDVRVSPVAVSYGTLTVQVTETPQIIQPEPFSRGRTAVQPQTDIAAEQTGGRVAIIDGPDLRTLVAGLNNIGVKPDGIIAILQGIKSAGALQAELVLQ
- the flgA gene encoding flagellar basal body P-ring formation chaperone FlgA, producing the protein MMFCRAGHISGWVAAATIAVAGIFLPADVDAGMGYAVVPTTIIYPGDTLSSSQLQEVEVTNPNLAGDYAKSISQVEGMVSKRTLLPGRTISVSGLREAYTVTRGSSIRLVLSLGAMTISAAGTPLEDGTIGQVVRARNMDSGVIVSGTVLADGTVHVRAK